Proteins encoded by one window of Martelella endophytica:
- a CDS encoding winged helix-turn-helix domain-containing protein — protein sequence MRYLDIEFSTDFLTADRDGDGVSLAFTRQERTLLQHFTANSGRLLNRSDLLSVLGEQSENISDRHVDFLINQLRRKLQDTPRAPRFIRTQYGEGYVWVAPRSPQSAENPDAFLIIGPVRGLRRGGVEAQNYIVQLTEGLHAGLGPDRKVIVDETSRLGTQHFTIEVVFHRHDGILHAALLLRHAGQFIGMKRIDHRAGSNDVGTEDIIQAIWSHLALPPPSGGLPDDLPPWIRQHDAALILSGNPDKVSWRDNARMLEKAMDESPHDQRLRVMWALNLYARLLQSMSEPDQWLSQHEWQAIEREIEETSLSVLAGLQWMPEMGLAVAKLLLFVNNDHTVLAEGLVDQALRHGSAFATAAALRGEIAAIEGEIDAACQLYDEALELSEPGTEFFIYLMLLKASALRAGNRLDELQALAEQLRKTAPLAHARLALLLSPSLGASQTSRNLVGAELTSSVAAQMLQLLYNVFGRRFKNAEHRRNIMNAPIAAFSIAFGDDVVSEKIRCGISDPA from the coding sequence ATGCGGTATCTTGATATTGAATTTTCAACGGATTTTCTGACGGCTGATCGCGACGGGGACGGCGTCAGTCTGGCATTTACAAGGCAAGAACGAACCCTGCTTCAGCATTTCACGGCCAATAGCGGCCGCCTGCTCAACCGCAGTGACCTGCTTTCTGTTCTCGGTGAGCAAAGCGAAAACATCAGCGATCGACATGTCGACTTCCTGATCAACCAACTGCGACGCAAGCTTCAGGACACGCCGCGAGCGCCCCGCTTCATTCGCACACAATATGGCGAAGGCTATGTCTGGGTCGCGCCGCGCTCGCCGCAGAGTGCAGAAAATCCGGATGCATTCCTGATCATCGGCCCTGTTCGCGGCCTCCGACGCGGGGGTGTCGAAGCACAAAATTACATCGTTCAACTCACTGAGGGGCTTCATGCCGGCCTCGGTCCCGACAGGAAGGTGATTGTCGACGAGACCAGCAGGCTTGGGACACAGCACTTCACGATAGAAGTGGTTTTTCATCGACACGACGGCATCCTGCATGCAGCCCTGCTTCTAAGGCATGCCGGTCAGTTTATCGGCATGAAGCGGATAGATCATCGTGCAGGCAGCAATGATGTCGGCACAGAAGATATCATTCAGGCCATCTGGTCGCATCTCGCCCTGCCGCCGCCAAGCGGCGGATTACCTGATGACCTGCCGCCATGGATCCGCCAGCACGATGCAGCGCTCATTCTGAGCGGCAACCCGGATAAGGTGAGCTGGCGCGACAATGCGCGCATGCTCGAGAAGGCCATGGATGAAAGTCCGCATGATCAAAGACTAAGGGTCATGTGGGCACTCAACCTCTATGCCCGCCTTCTGCAGAGCATGAGTGAGCCGGATCAATGGCTTTCTCAACACGAATGGCAGGCGATCGAGCGGGAAATCGAAGAGACAAGCCTGTCTGTCCTGGCCGGTTTGCAATGGATGCCTGAAATGGGTCTCGCCGTCGCCAAGCTGCTTCTGTTCGTCAACAATGATCACACGGTCCTGGCCGAAGGGCTGGTCGATCAGGCACTTCGGCACGGTTCGGCCTTTGCCACTGCGGCGGCTCTGCGGGGAGAGATCGCGGCGATCGAGGGGGAGATCGATGCCGCATGCCAGCTATACGACGAGGCGTTGGAATTGTCCGAGCCGGGCACGGAGTTCTTCATCTATCTGATGCTGCTGAAGGCTTCCGCGCTTCGCGCCGGGAACAGGCTGGATGAGTTACAGGCTCTCGCAGAGCAACTACGCAAGACAGCCCCGCTTGCGCACGCGCGCCTGGCTCTGCTGCTCTCACCCAGCCTGGGCGCCAGCCAAACAAGCCGCAATCTCGTGGGCGCCGAGCTGACATCAAGTGTCGCAGCCCAGATGCTTCAGCTGCTCTACAATGTCTTTGGCCGCCGTTTCAAGAATGCCGAACACCGCAGGAACATCATGAACGCACCGATCGCCGCATTTTCGATCGCTTTTGGCGACGATGTCGTCAGCGAGAAGATCAGATGTGGGATATCTGATCCGGCGTGA
- a CDS encoding S8 family serine peptidase, with translation MPYPGGNPDIEKDALSEYQRNYSLDAMHVDAALAKGFTGKGVVVGVIDTNIDRSPDGSVHPEFEGRVDPRSISYLHWFDTDLDGETLTLEEFEAGFLQGETDTYALDDHGTHVSGIIAAGRNGFGMEGVATQATILSVGAIPGADGMVTVDLGNGRFIDIGIGLLEVCGPTAIFHDCDSISGFDEPDTAGFHYLAQFPDVKVINGSFGAEIDVDATSWEIPVKEQDQFLEDATAMRASLDAGQIIVMAAGNENYQAPVVAENPIGNGLFPFIQPGNESATNSSGNVIYDDEGTGLDLSITSAAALQKAEKQDGIARGRVVVVVALDAYNEISAYSNRCGVAAEWCVAAPGGNQYLPGTSPPDGRYDSGIYSSVPRDDGFYGSNSGTSMAAPNVSGAVAVLTEAYPSFTPAEIVKILFMTAEDLGAAGIDEIYGWGLVRLDRALSVGPVGMTGEGVYTVGADGSDTTWIVSFTSDGSLEKQGGGTLSILNAATFRQGAGVKGGLLAVDGSLTAPFLNVGRNGTLGGTGLVTADVNVEGTLAPGQSPGTITIAGNVSLAPTATTEIDIDGTGTQNGAGNYDRILVTGAGHDFAANGTLQPRLRGISGAATNAFTPMPGEVFTFVQVADGSVTGSFAGLEQPDAGLVPGTRFDVLYWPDALSLAATPESYANLSAFGVSATQNERALGAAIDASRPAAGVRPDAAYNDSFNRLYAADSEALAGGLSSLTGQLHAEVGTSAVRAIGRFADRIGERQMGLASGWLSETGAPYGTGEVWISGNHAYTDVGASGGISGYDVSANNGAFGIDWRFGQNAAGLAGAYEYADVSANANGAGNIGTYQAAAYATFETGGPTLAVRGGLSYGDLSTSRLTTLGSYAAMAKASGHGTGGFAEVSAFQDFEMDTLTFTPSATLGYRGFHRNAMTETGSLFALSLPDATFSETQATLALSASHRFAFDNGLKLEPVLSAGWRYDFGDLDRSSSLAIFGSSFEAAGAEIGRNAFIGRVALNAIASDRFTFGASYEAELRDNLKSQVFSANASLKF, from the coding sequence ATGCCTTACCCCGGCGGCAATCCCGATATTGAGAAAGATGCGCTCAGCGAATATCAGCGGAACTATTCGCTTGATGCCATGCACGTCGACGCCGCGCTGGCAAAGGGATTTACCGGCAAGGGCGTTGTCGTCGGTGTTATCGACACCAACATTGACCGTAGCCCCGACGGCTCGGTCCATCCCGAATTCGAAGGACGTGTTGATCCGCGCTCGATAAGCTATCTCCACTGGTTCGACACCGACCTCGACGGCGAGACCCTGACGCTTGAGGAATTCGAGGCAGGTTTCCTTCAGGGCGAAACCGACACCTATGCTCTCGATGATCACGGAACGCATGTCTCGGGGATCATTGCCGCAGGGCGGAATGGTTTCGGCATGGAAGGCGTCGCAACTCAAGCCACCATTCTTTCTGTCGGAGCAATCCCGGGCGCGGACGGAATGGTCACTGTCGATCTCGGAAACGGGCGTTTCATCGATATCGGAATCGGTCTGCTGGAAGTGTGCGGCCCGACAGCAATTTTCCACGACTGCGATTCCATCAGCGGTTTCGATGAGCCGGATACAGCCGGTTTTCACTATCTCGCGCAATTTCCCGACGTGAAGGTTATCAATGGCAGCTTTGGCGCCGAGATCGATGTGGATGCGACGTCATGGGAGATACCTGTCAAGGAACAAGATCAGTTTCTGGAGGATGCAACCGCGATGCGCGCCAGCCTTGATGCCGGGCAGATCATCGTCATGGCCGCAGGAAACGAGAACTACCAAGCGCCCGTCGTCGCTGAAAATCCAATCGGGAACGGTTTGTTTCCGTTTATTCAGCCCGGGAATGAGAGCGCGACAAACTCATCCGGCAACGTGATCTATGACGACGAAGGCACTGGGCTGGACCTGAGCATCACCTCCGCGGCGGCCCTTCAAAAGGCTGAAAAGCAGGATGGAATTGCGCGCGGAAGGGTCGTCGTCGTCGTCGCGCTTGATGCCTATAACGAAATCTCGGCTTACTCCAACAGGTGTGGCGTTGCGGCAGAATGGTGTGTCGCTGCCCCAGGCGGAAACCAGTACCTCCCGGGCACCTCCCCGCCTGACGGTCGCTACGACAGCGGGATCTATTCGAGTGTGCCTCGGGACGACGGCTTCTACGGCTCCAATAGCGGCACCTCGATGGCCGCGCCGAATGTGTCCGGTGCCGTCGCCGTGCTGACCGAGGCCTATCCGAGCTTCACGCCGGCGGAAATCGTCAAAATTCTGTTCATGACCGCCGAGGATCTGGGCGCTGCCGGCATTGACGAGATCTATGGTTGGGGACTGGTGCGGCTTGACCGCGCGCTTTCCGTGGGACCGGTCGGCATGACCGGCGAGGGCGTCTACACCGTGGGCGCCGATGGTTCCGATACGACGTGGATCGTCTCCTTCACAAGCGATGGAAGCCTTGAAAAACAGGGCGGCGGCACGCTTTCGATCCTCAACGCCGCGACCTTCCGCCAGGGCGCGGGCGTCAAAGGAGGATTGCTGGCGGTTGATGGTTCGTTGACGGCGCCGTTTTTGAATGTCGGCAGGAACGGCACGCTCGGCGGTACTGGGCTCGTTACGGCCGATGTGAATGTCGAGGGTACGCTTGCACCCGGCCAGTCGCCTGGAACAATTACCATCGCCGGTAATGTCAGCCTTGCGCCAACAGCAACCACGGAAATAGACATCGACGGAACCGGGACGCAGAACGGGGCCGGCAATTATGACCGCATTCTTGTGACGGGGGCCGGTCATGACTTTGCTGCCAACGGCACCCTGCAGCCGCGCTTGCGCGGTATTTCCGGCGCCGCCACCAATGCCTTCACGCCGATGCCGGGCGAAGTCTTCACTTTTGTTCAGGTCGCAGACGGCAGCGTCACCGGAAGCTTCGCCGGCCTTGAGCAGCCGGATGCGGGGCTGGTGCCGGGCACCCGTTTCGACGTGCTCTACTGGCCGGACGCTCTGTCATTGGCAGCTACGCCGGAGAGCTATGCAAACCTTTCCGCTTTCGGCGTTTCCGCCACGCAGAACGAAAGGGCGCTGGGCGCTGCGATCGACGCAAGTCGGCCTGCTGCGGGTGTGCGCCCTGATGCCGCCTATAATGACAGCTTCAACAGGCTCTATGCAGCCGACAGCGAAGCCCTTGCCGGCGGGCTTTCGTCCCTGACCGGGCAGCTTCATGCCGAAGTGGGCACGAGCGCCGTGCGCGCGATCGGCCGCTTTGCAGACCGGATCGGCGAGCGTCAGATGGGGCTTGCCTCAGGATGGCTGTCGGAGACCGGGGCACCCTATGGCACCGGCGAGGTCTGGATCAGCGGGAACCATGCCTATACGGATGTGGGGGCTTCGGGCGGAATTTCCGGCTATGACGTGAGCGCGAACAATGGCGCCTTCGGCATCGACTGGCGCTTCGGACAGAATGCCGCGGGCCTTGCGGGCGCCTATGAATATGCCGACGTTTCGGCAAACGCCAACGGCGCCGGCAATATCGGCACCTACCAGGCGGCCGCCTATGCCACGTTTGAGACCGGCGGCCCGACATTGGCCGTGCGCGGCGGGCTTTCCTATGGCGACCTGTCGACCAGCCGCCTCACAACACTGGGAAGTTATGCCGCAATGGCCAAAGCCTCGGGCCATGGCACAGGCGGGTTTGCGGAAGTCAGTGCCTTTCAGGATTTCGAGATGGATACGCTGACCTTTACCCCGTCCGCCACGCTCGGCTACCGCGGCTTCCACCGCAATGCCATGACCGAAACGGGCAGCCTCTTCGCACTGTCATTGCCGGATGCGACATTCTCCGAAACGCAGGCCACACTGGCCCTTTCCGCTTCCCACCGCTTTGCGTTCGACAACGGGCTGAAGCTGGAGCCGGTGTTGAGCGCGGGCTGGCGATATGATTTCGGTGATCTGGACCGGTCTTCGAGCCTTGCGATCTTCGGTAGTAGCTTTGAAGCAGCCGGGGCGGAAATCGGGCGCAATGCCTTCATTGGCCGGGTTGCCCTCAATGCCATCGCCTCGGATCGCTTCACCTTTGGCGCAAGCTACGAGGCTGAGCTCAGGGACAATCTCAAAAGCCAGGTCTTTTCTGCCAATGCCAGCCTCAAATTCTAG
- a CDS encoding ABC transporter permease — translation MSWSNVKKHLTADGPLFVIAIGIFVLMTFMNAGRFLTIGNVTSMAYQLPILAFLSIGMMVTMLTGGINLAIVSTANFVGIITALTLQGLTQGDPASASLAITGLAMLCGLVAGLLSGALMGFFIAYLEVPAILASLGMMMLLNGINILLTKGYTLSGFPDSLLFIGNGMVFGIPFSFLMLIVVVALMAVLIARMPFGFNLYTLGANPVAARFSNISVRAVLMWEYVLSSLFSALTAFVMIGQFNSVKSNYAQSYVLVTVLACFLGGVDPFGGAGRLRGVVLAVIILQMISTGVNLMRVDPFFVTAMWGAIILVLIVFNHFKVNWRGLLGRSPG, via the coding sequence ATGAGCTGGTCAAACGTCAAAAAGCACCTGACAGCAGATGGTCCGCTGTTCGTCATTGCCATCGGCATCTTCGTTCTGATGACCTTTATGAATGCAGGTCGCTTCCTCACCATCGGAAACGTTACCTCGATGGCCTATCAGTTGCCGATCCTGGCCTTCCTGTCGATCGGCATGATGGTGACGATGCTGACCGGCGGCATCAACCTCGCGATCGTCAGCACCGCGAACTTCGTCGGCATCATCACTGCGCTGACACTTCAGGGGCTGACGCAGGGTGACCCGGCGAGTGCATCGCTGGCGATTACCGGCCTTGCCATGCTGTGTGGCCTTGTCGCGGGACTTTTGAGTGGCGCGCTGATGGGATTCTTCATTGCCTATCTCGAAGTGCCTGCCATTCTCGCATCGCTCGGCATGATGATGCTGCTGAACGGCATAAACATCCTGTTGACCAAGGGTTACACGCTCTCCGGCTTTCCGGATTCTCTGCTCTTCATTGGCAATGGCATGGTGTTTGGCATCCCGTTCTCGTTCCTGATGCTGATCGTGGTGGTGGCGCTGATGGCGGTGCTGATCGCGCGCATGCCGTTCGGTTTCAACCTCTATACGCTCGGCGCCAATCCCGTCGCGGCCCGTTTTTCCAATATCAGCGTGCGCGCCGTGCTGATGTGGGAATATGTCCTGTCGTCGCTGTTTTCGGCGCTCACGGCCTTCGTGATGATTGGACAGTTCAACTCGGTGAAGTCGAACTATGCGCAGTCTTATGTGCTGGTGACGGTGCTTGCCTGCTTCCTTGGTGGCGTCGATCCCTTCGGCGGCGCGGGCCGGCTGCGCGGCGTGGTGCTGGCCGTCATCATCCTGCAGATGATATCGACGGGCGTGAACCTGATGCGCGTCGATCCGTTCTTCGTCACCGCCATGTGGGGCGCGATCATCCTGGTTCTGATCGTCTTCAACCATTTCAAGGTCAACTGGCGCGGTCTGCTGGGCCGAAGCCCCGGCTGA
- a CDS encoding ABC transporter permease yields MKNLLKSNEFYLALLIVVIAAGITVMNPSFLTGQNIYGFLKTASVDGIMAVGVLFVLILGGTPDVSFTAIAQVVQYVIVLIMLQHGGDIYVALALATVMGAVLGALNGVMIHFFKVTTIVVTIATFNLYYGLLYVFSGGNVIFEVPASFRAFGDYLLFSSQTASGVPYGLSLLPVMWLVVLIVGWFILNRTVLGRGIFAMGGNEVAAERIGVRTGATRIFVFAFVGLLAGLAAVAHTALVQSAIPNSIVGRELEIIAAVVLGGASLFGGKGTIIGTALGILLFAIMRNGLVLLNISSYWYDVMIGVAIMIGISISAYQQIKARRARVNVKVEALNP; encoded by the coding sequence ATGAAAAACCTTCTCAAAAGCAACGAGTTCTATCTCGCCTTGCTGATTGTCGTCATCGCCGCCGGTATCACCGTCATGAACCCATCTTTCTTGACGGGGCAGAATATCTACGGCTTTCTCAAGACCGCTTCGGTCGACGGCATCATGGCGGTCGGCGTGCTTTTCGTGCTCATTCTGGGCGGCACGCCGGATGTTTCGTTCACCGCGATTGCGCAGGTGGTGCAATATGTGATCGTGCTGATCATGCTGCAGCATGGCGGTGATATCTACGTCGCGCTGGCGCTGGCGACCGTGATGGGGGCCGTTCTGGGCGCGCTCAACGGGGTGATGATCCACTTCTTCAAGGTGACGACCATCGTCGTGACCATTGCCACCTTCAATCTCTATTACGGCCTGCTCTATGTCTTCAGCGGGGGTAATGTCATCTTCGAAGTCCCGGCCTCGTTCCGAGCCTTTGGTGACTATCTCCTGTTTTCGTCGCAAACGGCCTCCGGCGTGCCTTATGGCCTGTCACTGCTGCCGGTAATGTGGCTCGTGGTGCTGATTGTCGGCTGGTTCATTCTCAATCGGACGGTGCTCGGTCGCGGCATTTTCGCCATGGGCGGCAACGAGGTCGCTGCCGAGCGTATCGGCGTGCGCACCGGCGCGACGAGGATATTCGTGTTCGCCTTCGTCGGCCTTCTGGCGGGGCTGGCTGCCGTCGCCCATACGGCGCTGGTGCAGTCGGCGATCCCGAATTCGATCGTCGGTCGCGAGCTTGAGATCATTGCCGCAGTCGTTCTCGGCGGCGCCAGCCTGTTCGGCGGCAAGGGAACGATCATCGGGACCGCACTCGGCATCCTCCTGTTTGCGATCATGCGTAACGGTCTCGTTCTGCTCAACATATCGTCCTACTGGTACGACGTGATGATTGGCGTCGCGATCATGATCGGTATCTCGATCAGCGCCTACCAGCAGATCAAGGCGCGCCGCGCGCGCGTCAACGTCAAGGTGGAGGCACTCAACCCATGA